The following is a genomic window from Hymenobacter monticola.
CTCGATTTCGAGCGCGACGAGGACGAAGAATAAGGTTACTACAAAGCAAAGTAGGGCCCGATGCCGGGTGCGGGCTCGCCGGGGCGCAAACCAATTGGCCCCCGCCAGCTGTTGGCAGTGCGGCCGTTCGTGTAGTTTGCCTGCCGCAGATGCCTACCTTTACCGCGCCAGCCGGCCCGGTGCCGGCCCGCCGACCTGCTTCCCGTTTTCAATGCCCACCATTCATTACCTGACCACTGCCGACGCCGTTGCCACTGCGGCCGCGCATTTTGCCACCCTGCCACGCATCGGCATCGACCTGGAGTTTGACGACATGCGCCACCGCTACGGGCGGCACCTGGCGCTCATTCAGGTGTTTGACGGGCGCGAGGTGTACCTCATCGACCCGCTGCCGCTTACCGACATGGCCGCCGGGCTGGAGCCGCTCTTTGCCGTGCTGCGCAGCCCGGCCGTGGCCAAGGTGTTCCACTCCTGCAAGTCCGACATTTTGCTGCTCGACGAGTTGTTCGGCGTGCACTGCCGCAACATCGTGGACACCAGCGTGCAGTTCACCCTGCTCGCGGCCGAGGACAACAACATTTCGCTGGGCCGCCTCATTCAGGCCGAGCTGGGCTTTGAGGTAGACAAGGGCGAGCAGAAGTCGAACTGGCTGAAGCGCCCGCTCACCGAGGCCCAGAAGGAGTACGCCGCCAACGACGTGCTGTACCTGTTTGAACTCACCGACCGCCTAAGCGCGCGCTTGGAGGAGCTGGGCCGCGCCGACTGGGCCGCCCAGGAAAACCTGGCCCTCGAGGCCGTGCGCTACGGCCGCGACGACCCGCGCCCGTGGTCACGCAATGCGGCCAAATACAAAATATCGCCGCAGGAAATGCCCATTTTCCGGGAGCTGTACTTGCTGCGCGACGCCGTGGCCCGGCAGCTCGACCGCCCGCCCTACCACGTGCTCAGCAACGACAAGCTGGCCGAGCTCACGCGCAACCCCATCGAAACTTCCCTGCAGCTGCGCACCGCCAACGGCCTGCACCCCGAGCTGAAACGCGCGCCCTACGCCGAGCAGTTGCTGGCCATCGGCACCACCGACCTGGCCCCCGATGCCCCGCTGCCGGCCGACCAGCGCAAGTTTCCGTTCCGGCGGCGCCTGAGCGGCCCCGCCGCCACCCGCGCCGAAGCCCGCGAAACCCTGCTCAACGCCCTGAAAGGCCACCTCGCCGCCGACCACGGCAGCACCATGGCCAACATGGTGCTCAGCAACCGCCTTATTGCCGACATCATTGAGCTAGGCGCCGACACCGCCTTGCGGCCCTGGCAGCAGCAGCTGCTGCGCGAGTCGGCCGAGCGCCACGGCGAAAGCTATGAGCAGATTGCCGCACCGTTTCAGTCTTAATAGCAGCCAGCTTTGTTAATTTTGAGAACGTCATGCTGCGCGCAGCATGACGTTCTTTTTTCATTGAAATAGCCACTCCCCCTTTGCGTAAGGTCTTCCTCCCTTCTTTTCCCCCATCCCTTTCCTAATGCGGCGCGGCTGGCTCATTGGCGGCGCGTTGCTCCTCGCTCTGCTGTTGGCGGGCGCCTACGCGACGTGGCGGGTGCTGTACCGGCCCAATGTGCGGGCCTTTGTCGAAGGACCGGCCTACCTCTACATCCACACCGGTACCGGCTACGCCGCGGTGCTGGACTCGCTGCAAAAGCACGACCTGCTGCTGGAGCCCGGCACCTTTGAATGGGTGGCCGAAACCCGTGACTACCCGGCGCACGTGCAGCCCGGCCGCTACCGCCTCGACCCCGGCCTGGGCAACGCGGACCTGCTGCGCCGGCTGCTGGCGGGCCAGCAAGACACGGTGAAGTTTGAGTTGAACTCGTTTCATTACCTCGACCACCTGCCGCGGCAGGTAACGCGCCAGCTCGAAGCCGATTCCTTCAAGCTGGAGCTGCTGCTCGGCGACAACGCCGGCCTCCAGCGACGCTACGGCCTCGACACCTGCACCATTCGCACGATGTTCATCCCGGGCACCTACCGGCACTTGTGGAACACCAGCGCCCAAGGCTTCCTCGATTCGACAGCCGCCCGCTACCGCCGCTTCTGGACGGCGCAGCGCCGGGCCCGGGCCGACTCCTTGAAACTGAGCCGCACCCAGGTGAGCGTGCTGGCCAGCATTGTGCAGCGCGAAACCGCCCAGCCCACCGACAAGCCCCTCATTGCCGCCGTATACCTCAACCGCCTGCGCAACGGTCAGCCCCTGCAGGCCGACCCCACCCTGCTGTGGCCCCTGCACGGCCTGGGCACCCGCAAGCGCGTGCTGAACGTGGACAAAAAAGTAGATTCGCCCTACAACACCTACCGCCATAAGGGCCTGCCGCCCGGCCCCATCACCACGCCCCGCCCGTCGAGCCTGGACGCGGTGCTGAAACCGGCCCACAACAAAAACCTGTTTTTCTGCGCCCGGCCCGACGGCAGCGGCTTCTCCAATTTTGCCGAAACCTATGCCCAGCACTTGCGCAACGCCCGCCGCTACCAGCGCCGGCTCGATAGCCTGGGCGTGAAGCGTTGAAGAGGAACCGTAATTATTTCATAACCGGCAAATAAGGCCTGTGGGCCTACGCTCAGGCGCTTTGGGAATTTTATGGGCACCGAAACGGTGGGCTGCTAGCGCCGGGCTGCGTACTTTTGTGGTCCCAATTTTCCGTCAAACCGTCCGTATGCGTGCACGTCTTCTTTTTTTGCTTCCTCTCTTCTCGGGCCTGACGGCAATGGCCAGTGGCTTCGACTCCGGCCCCCAGGGCGCCCGGGTGCTGGGCCTGGGCGGCGCCAGCACGGCCTACATCGGCAGCATTGCCGGCCTGAGCGTGAACCCCGGCCTGCTGGGGCAGTGGGGCGACTCGCTCACCCGCCTCAGCTTTGGTGGCTTTGGTCAAATTCGGCGCTCCTCTTTTGTGGGCCAGGATACCTACCGGCGTACCGACCAAGACCTAACCCTGCTGCCCGGCGGCTATTTCTACGCCACCCGGGCCGTGAGCAAGCGCGTGAGCCTGGGCCTGGCCCTTACCTCGCCCTACGGCTACCACACCAAGTGGCCCGACACTTGGGAAGGCCGCTCCGTGATTCAGGAAAGCCGGCTCAACACTTACTTCGCCCAGCCCACCGTGGGCTTTAAGCTAAACGACAACTTCAGCGCCGGTGTGGGCTTTGTGTACGCCTACGGCAAGTACAGCCAGCGCCGCGCCCTCGGCCAGTACGACGACGCCAATGCCAGCTACAGCCTGAGCAGCAGCGGCTCGGGCTACGGCGTGAACGTGGGCCTCTACGGCCGCTCCGGCGACAACCTGGCCTTCGGCATCAGCTACCGCAGCGGCGTGCGGCTGAAAATGAACAACGGCACCCTCAACACCAGCGGGGTGCCCGCTCGCGACGCGGCGCTGTACCCCGCCTCGGCCGACTTCAAAACCCAGATTAACCTGCCCAGTACGCTGTCGGTGGGCCTGGCCGACCGCATCACCAAGAACCTGCTGCTCACCTTCGACTTCACCCTCAGCGGCTGGAGCAGCCTCGATTCGCTGAAGCTCGACGTGGCCGCCAGCGGCGGGGCCCCGGCCCGGCGCCTCAACACGGCCCGCCGCTACGAAGACGCCCTGGCCTTCCGCGTGGGCGCCGAGTACCAGGCCAGCCCCAAGCTCACGCTGCTCGGCGGCCTGAACTACGACGAGTCGCCAATTCGTGATGAGTACATCAACCCTGAATTCATCGACGCCAACCGCCTCGGGGCCTCGGCCGGGCTGAGCTACCAGCTCACGCCGCGCTTCGCGCTGGAAGCCGCCTACGCCTTCAGCTACGGCCAGCAGCGCCTGGCCCGCGCCAACCCCCTGAATTTCACAGTATCGAATGTGGGCGGCGCCTACCGCACGGCCACCAACACGGCTTCCATCGGCCTAGCGGTGGCCTTCTAGGTAGCAAGTAACAGGTAGTAAGTAATAAGTAGCACGTAGTAAGACAACTGACCGTTTTTCTGCAGTCTCCAATCTTGCTACTTACTACTTGATTCTTATTACTGCTTTCAACTTCTCTTGCCGATTTCGTTTTTTGCGATGAAGAATTTTTGCCTGAATTCGTGGAGCCGTGCGGGCTTGGCCGCCGCTACTGCTCTGGTGCTGAATGCCTGTGCTCCGGGCCAGGACGCGCCTTCGCCCACGGTGGCTTCCCTCAACGTGAGCCGCTACCTGGCCGTGGGCGACAGCTACACCGCCGGGCTGAGCGCCGGCGGCCTCACGCTGGCCAGCCAGCAATACTCCTACCCCAACCTGCTGGCCCAGCAGCTCCGGGGCGCCCAACCCAATGCCACCTTCAGCCAGCCGCTGCTGGCGGCCGGGGCCGGCACGGGCTACTTCGATTTGGCGGGCTACACGGCGCAGGGCTTCCCGCGCACGCGCCGCGTGCCGGGGCCAGCCGTGCGGCGCCTCGTCATCAATCCGGCGGCCTGTGGCGGCGCCGACACCGTGCGCCTGCTCACCCGCACCGATGCCCCCGGCACCCTGCCCCAGAACCTGGGCGTGGCCGGCCTGCGCCTGACCCAGGCGCAGGTTACCAACCTGGGCAACGAATCCAATGCTACGCCTACGGGCGCTTTCAACCCCTACTTCGAGCGCATTCTGCCAGCCGCTAATCCCCGCAGCTATTTGCAGGTGGTGACGGAGGCTGCCGCTTCGGCCACGTTCTTCACGTATTTCCTGGGCCTCGACGACCTGATGCCCTACGTGCGCAGCGGTGGCCAGTGCGGCACGGCGCCCGGCACGTCGCTCTCCAATCAATTGCGTACCAACGCCCAAGCGGTGCTGGGCGTGCTCACGGCCGGCGGCCGACCGGGCATCATCGCCAGCCTGCCCGAGCTGAATACGCTGCCGCTGTTGCGCCTCGGCCGCGGCTTCACCCTGCAAAAACGCTTGCAGGACAGCTACGGCGACAACGCCCTGCTGTACATCGAAGACCCCTTCGGCAGCGGCGTGGGCCAAGCCATTACCAACGACGACTACGTGCTGGCCACCACGCTGCCGCGCATTGGCCAGTTCACGTCCGTGGTGGTAGGCGGCACTACCCTGATGCTGCCCTACGGCCGCGATGTGCGCAACCCACTGCGCGACGCCGACGTGATGGACTACGACGAAATGAACCGCGTGACCGGGGCGGTGAGCAGCTACAACAATGAATTGAACCGCTTGGCCCGCGACGTGTACAAAATGCCGGCCCTGAACACCAGCGCCTTGCCCTACCTGCTGGATACAAGCGGCGTGATGCCCGGCTACGCCAGCGAAGCGCTTTCGGTGAGTGGCGTGCAATACTCGGCCGAGCCGGTGCGCGGAAACTTCTTCTCGCTGGACTACTACACCCTCACGCCCCGGGGCAATGCCTTGCTGGCCAATGCCTTCATCGCAGCCCTCAACCAAGCCTATAAAACCAAAATTCCGGCCATCGACGCCAACGCACTGCCTTCCGTGGCCCAGTAGTTCGGGTCGCATCCAGAAACCGGGAGCCTCCTAGCGCAGCCGGTAGAGCCGTAAGGGCAGCGAGTCGGCTGCCGCGGTTCTACCGGCTGCCAGCGTTTCGGCGTAGCCATGGCCGGTATATTCGGAGTGCTCCAGGAACAGCAGCGGCTGTTGCAGCTGCGGCGCAGGCCAGGCCGCCACGGGTGCTTGCCGGCGCAGGGAGTCGAAGCGGGCCACACCGGCCACGCGCCAGTAGCCGTCGAGCAGCACGTAGTCGTAGCCCTTCCGGCGCAGCCCGGGTAGCACCTGCTCGTCATTGATGACGGTTAAGTGCTCGTTCTCATTTAAATACGGGGCCAGACCCAGCCCTACGGTACTGGCCACCTGGTGGGCGCTGTGCTGCCGCAGCCACGCCGCCACCTGCGCATAGGGCGTAGGCAACGGCTTGTAGAGGGTTTGCTGAATGCGATACAGGTTCAGCCCCACCGCCGCCGCCAACAGGCCCAGCAGCACCGCCCCTGGCAGCACCCGCCGCCCCGCCAGCACGGCTAGGGCCGATAACGGCAAGTAGGCAAACAACAGCCCGCGCGGGGCTTTCAGCAGCAGCGACATGCCCGCCAGCAGGCACACGGCCCAAAAAAACAGGTAGGGCAGCAGCGGCCACGGGCCGTTGGCGGGGCGCCATTTGTCGCGCCACAGCCGCCACACCAGCCACCCCGCCAGCCCCAGGCCCAGCAGCAGTAGCGGCGACTCAAACTCGGCTAGGTAGCGTAGGTAATAACCAAAATCGGGTTTGAGGGTGGCCTGGCGCCCGGCGGCATTGGCCGAGGCGGGCACCACGGTGCGCGCGTAAAATGCTAGCCATCGATACCACGGCAGCCCAGCGGCCACCCCAATGGCACCAAACAACACGTAGGGAGCGGCCAGCACCGCCAGCACGCGCCCCCACACATGGCGCTGCCTCCACAAGCCATCGGCCCGCAGCACTTCCAGCACCAGCAAAATGGGCAGCGCAAACAGAAACTTGTAGCTAAAGCTCAGCCCCAGCGCCAGCCAGATGGCCACGCGCACCAGAGCCGCCGCACTGGGCCGCGCCAGCCGGGCGTAGTGGCTTTGCAGCAGCCCCGCGCACAGCAGCAGGCTGATGGAGTTAGGGGTGAAATCGCGCCCGGCAAAAGTGAGCAGCAGGCTGCTGCCGCCCAGCAGCGTCAGGCCAGCCGCTTCGGGGCCAGTCAGGCGGGCCGTGCGGCTGACCCAGGCCGCAAAGAAGCCCAGGCCGGCCACGCCCAGCAGCGCGTTGATGGTTTGGAACACCAAAAAGCTGCGCATGAAAAGCGCCACCAGTGCATAGGAGAGCAAAAATGCCGGGCAGCCGGGTACAAACAGCCGCGTGAAATCGCCGTGCGCCAGGGACTGCACCGCTTGCCAGTTGCGCACCGAGTCGTAGTCGGGCGCGCCGGCTTCGGGCAGGCGCCAGAGGCGGAGCACGGCCACTGCGAGCAAGGCCGCCAGCAGCCACAGGCGGCGGCTTGGCGGGCTGTGTTCGTTATTTGTGGCGGCGGTGGGAGACATAACCGGGGGAAGCGCGGGCGCGAAGGTCGGCACCTCCCGGCGAACATCCCTCCCCTGCCCCGCCTCCCCATGAACATTCTGCTGGTAGAAGACGACCCTCGCCTTGCGGCCCTCATCCGCCGGGGTCTGGAAGAAGAGCAACTGACCGTGCAGGTAGCGTCCGACGGCCAAACGGGCCAGGAGCTGGCCCTCACGCAGCCCTTCGACCTCATCATTCTCGACGTGCTCCTGCCCCAGCGCAGCGGCCTGGAGGTGTTGGCCGCCATTCGCCAGCAAAACCCGGAGGTACCCGTGCTCATGCTCACGGCCCTCAGCACCACCACCGACAAGCTCAACGGCTTCGGCGGCGGGGCCGACGACTACCTCGTGAAGCCCTTCGACTTTGCTGAGCTGGTGGCCCGGGTGCGAGCCCTCATGCGCCGCGGCAACCCTAACCCAAAGGGCTCGCGCCTCACCTTTGCCGACGTGGTGCTCGACATCCCGAGCCGCACCGTGACG
Proteins encoded in this region:
- a CDS encoding ribonuclease D, yielding MPTIHYLTTADAVATAAAHFATLPRIGIDLEFDDMRHRYGRHLALIQVFDGREVYLIDPLPLTDMAAGLEPLFAVLRSPAVAKVFHSCKSDILLLDELFGVHCRNIVDTSVQFTLLAAEDNNISLGRLIQAELGFEVDKGEQKSNWLKRPLTEAQKEYAANDVLYLFELTDRLSARLEELGRADWAAQENLALEAVRYGRDDPRPWSRNAAKYKISPQEMPIFRELYLLRDAVARQLDRPPYHVLSNDKLAELTRNPIETSLQLRTANGLHPELKRAPYAEQLLAIGTTDLAPDAPLPADQRKFPFRRRLSGPAATRAEARETLLNALKGHLAADHGSTMANMVLSNRLIADIIELGADTALRPWQQQLLRESAERHGESYEQIAAPFQS
- the mltG gene encoding endolytic transglycosylase MltG, with the translated sequence MRRGWLIGGALLLALLLAGAYATWRVLYRPNVRAFVEGPAYLYIHTGTGYAAVLDSLQKHDLLLEPGTFEWVAETRDYPAHVQPGRYRLDPGLGNADLLRRLLAGQQDTVKFELNSFHYLDHLPRQVTRQLEADSFKLELLLGDNAGLQRRYGLDTCTIRTMFIPGTYRHLWNTSAQGFLDSTAARYRRFWTAQRRARADSLKLSRTQVSVLASIVQRETAQPTDKPLIAAVYLNRLRNGQPLQADPTLLWPLHGLGTRKRVLNVDKKVDSPYNTYRHKGLPPGPITTPRPSSLDAVLKPAHNKNLFFCARPDGSGFSNFAETYAQHLRNARRYQRRLDSLGVKR
- a CDS encoding OmpP1/FadL family transporter is translated as MLPLFSGLTAMASGFDSGPQGARVLGLGGASTAYIGSIAGLSVNPGLLGQWGDSLTRLSFGGFGQIRRSSFVGQDTYRRTDQDLTLLPGGYFYATRAVSKRVSLGLALTSPYGYHTKWPDTWEGRSVIQESRLNTYFAQPTVGFKLNDNFSAGVGFVYAYGKYSQRRALGQYDDANASYSLSSSGSGYGVNVGLYGRSGDNLAFGISYRSGVRLKMNNGTLNTSGVPARDAALYPASADFKTQINLPSTLSVGLADRITKNLLLTFDFTLSGWSSLDSLKLDVAASGGAPARRLNTARRYEDALAFRVGAEYQASPKLTLLGGLNYDESPIRDEYINPEFIDANRLGASAGLSYQLTPRFALEAAYAFSYGQQRLARANPLNFTVSNVGGAYRTATNTASIGLAVAF
- a CDS encoding response regulator transcription factor — its product is MNILLVEDDPRLAALIRRGLEEEQLTVQVASDGQTGQELALTQPFDLIILDVLLPQRSGLEVLAAIRQQNPEVPVLMLTALSTTTDKLNGFGGGADDYLVKPFDFAELVARVRALMRRGNPNPKGSRLTFADVVLDIPSRTVTRAGQVLRLTTREFNLLELLMRHPGRVLSRSQIAEHGWDEAFDAGSNVIDVYVSYLRKKVDHGFATKLIHTVTGTGYVLRQE